In the genome of Vibrio sp. NTOU-M3, one region contains:
- a CDS encoding assimilatory sulfite reductase (NADPH) flavoprotein subunit, giving the protein MSLNKNVSSSGNTQSQELPAIASPLNDQQLNTLQQTVADLSPQQLAWVSGYFWGLSQAQPMAAAAPINQAAAAVAAKPAGKLSIIFASQTGNAKGVAEALEQEAKAQGIAVELFDASDYKGKNLAKETHVIVVASTNGEGEAPDNAIELHEFLQSKKAPKLPNLKYGVIGLGDSSYEFFCQTGKDFDAYLAKLGATSFIERIDCDVDYEASAAEWRSKALSVVKEDLAAGPEAEVVQLPVGQAAPGHSAFNKQNPYTATLLTSQKITGRDSGKDVRHVEIDLDGSGLTYQPGDALGVWFENSSDLANAILAKVGLSGVESVEIDGESLSIHSALVSQFEITASNPQLVTKFAELSGSKKLQKLVDDKDKLREYAGNTQVVDVLAEKKTKLTAEELVGLLRRLTPRLYSIASSQTEVDEEVHLTVGLVEYDQGDEKRFGGASSFLAQRLEEGGEVKVFVENNNNFKLPQDDNTPVIMVGPGTGIAPFRSFIQERDNRDAEGKNWLFFGDRTFTQDFLYQVEWQKYLKSGVLNRLDVAFSRDQSEKVYVQHRILENAEQVWQWIQEGAYIYVCGDATRMAKDVHEALVIVAEQHGKMSRDDAEEFINELRKAKRYQRDVY; this is encoded by the coding sequence ATGTCTTTAAACAAGAATGTGTCTTCTAGCGGAAACACACAATCACAAGAATTACCGGCGATCGCCAGTCCTCTAAATGATCAACAACTCAACACGCTTCAACAAACCGTAGCTGATTTATCTCCTCAGCAACTGGCGTGGGTGAGTGGATATTTCTGGGGCCTTTCTCAAGCTCAGCCGATGGCTGCTGCTGCACCAATTAATCAAGCGGCGGCTGCCGTTGCTGCAAAGCCAGCAGGTAAGTTGTCGATTATCTTTGCTTCACAGACTGGCAATGCCAAAGGCGTGGCTGAAGCCTTAGAGCAAGAGGCGAAAGCGCAAGGTATTGCGGTCGAGCTTTTTGATGCGAGTGACTACAAAGGTAAAAATCTAGCCAAAGAGACGCATGTTATTGTTGTCGCGTCAACCAATGGTGAAGGGGAGGCCCCTGATAATGCCATTGAACTCCATGAGTTTTTACAGTCAAAGAAAGCGCCTAAGTTACCAAACCTGAAATATGGTGTGATTGGTCTGGGTGACTCTAGTTATGAGTTCTTCTGTCAAACAGGAAAAGATTTTGATGCTTACCTTGCCAAACTGGGGGCGACGTCATTTATTGAACGCATCGATTGCGATGTTGATTATGAAGCATCAGCTGCAGAGTGGCGAAGCAAAGCACTTAGTGTTGTCAAAGAAGATTTAGCCGCAGGACCTGAAGCAGAAGTGGTTCAGCTACCTGTAGGACAAGCTGCTCCCGGACACTCGGCTTTTAATAAGCAAAACCCCTATACGGCTACGTTATTAACGAGTCAGAAAATCACGGGCAGAGATTCAGGTAAAGATGTTCGTCATGTGGAAATTGACCTTGATGGTTCAGGGTTAACGTATCAGCCGGGTGATGCGCTTGGGGTTTGGTTTGAAAACAGTTCTGATCTGGCGAATGCAATCTTAGCGAAGGTTGGTTTGTCTGGTGTTGAGAGTGTTGAAATTGATGGCGAAAGCTTATCTATTCATAGTGCGCTTGTGAGTCAGTTTGAAATCACTGCATCAAATCCGCAGCTTGTCACTAAATTTGCGGAGCTATCTGGTAGTAAGAAACTGCAAAAGCTGGTGGATGACAAAGACAAATTACGAGAATACGCAGGTAACACTCAGGTAGTCGATGTACTTGCTGAGAAGAAAACTAAGTTAACAGCAGAAGAACTTGTTGGTTTACTGCGTCGTTTAACGCCGCGTTTATATTCGATTGCATCAAGCCAAACTGAAGTCGATGAAGAAGTTCATCTAACAGTGGGCTTGGTTGAATATGACCAAGGTGATGAAAAGCGTTTTGGTGGCGCTTCAAGCTTCTTAGCTCAACGCTTAGAAGAGGGCGGTGAGGTTAAGGTGTTTGTCGAGAACAACAATAACTTCAAGCTTCCTCAAGATGACAATACGCCAGTGATCATGGTTGGGCCGGGTACGGGTATTGCTCCTTTCCGTAGCTTTATTCAAGAACGTGACAATCGTGATGCTGAAGGTAAGAACTGGTTGTTCTTTGGTGACCGTACCTTCACTCAAGATTTCCTATATCAAGTTGAATGGCAAAAGTACTTAAAGTCAGGTGTACTTAACCGTTTAGATGTCGCGTTTAGTCGTGACCAATCTGAAAAAGTCTATGTACAACATCGCATCTTAGAAAATGCAGAGCAAGTGTGGCAGTGGATCCAAGAAGGTGCATACATCTATGTATGTGGTGATGCAACTCGTATGGCTAAAGATGTCCATGAAGCACTAGTTATTGTCGCGGAACAACACGGCAAGATGTCGCGTGATGATGCTGAAGAATTTATTAATGAGTTGCGTAAAGCGAAACGTTACCAAAGGGATGTGTACTAA
- a CDS encoding TIGR04219 family outer membrane beta-barrel protein, which yields MNNKLALALATVAAVSVAPVMAESSIEAKVGAEMWWPNTKVNEVRRDNDNTPSVYASIEHSFAYIPDVRFRYSSVDSDYMAFDKYDLTFYYRVLEHDLMHFDAGVTVSDLANTQYINAHTEQSATFDEVIWAWYGYAELTVPNTNFDIIGEMNFGDSSGIKSTDLIAGIQYRLPLKNSQIAFRGGYRAIDLESETFREPELGKPFIFADGWFLGAEFSF from the coding sequence ATGAATAACAAATTGGCTCTTGCTTTAGCAACGGTCGCTGCAGTCTCTGTTGCACCAGTAATGGCTGAATCCTCAATTGAAGCTAAAGTAGGCGCAGAAATGTGGTGGCCAAATACCAAGGTCAATGAAGTACGACGCGACAATGACAATACGCCGAGTGTTTATGCATCTATCGAGCACTCATTTGCTTATATTCCAGATGTTCGATTCCGTTACTCAAGTGTTGATTCAGACTACATGGCTTTCGATAAGTACGATCTGACATTCTATTACCGCGTCCTAGAGCATGACTTAATGCATTTTGATGCGGGTGTGACGGTTAGTGATTTAGCCAATACGCAATACATCAATGCTCATACCGAGCAGAGTGCGACATTTGATGAAGTAATTTGGGCTTGGTATGGTTATGCAGAACTGACGGTGCCAAATACCAATTTTGACATTATTGGTGAGATGAACTTTGGCGACAGCAGTGGTATCAAGAGTACGGATTTGATTGCAGGTATCCAATACCGTCTTCCACTTAAAAACAGCCAGATTGCTTTTCGTGGTGGTTACCGAGCCATTGACTTAGAATCTGAAACATTTCGAGAGCCAGAGCTGGGCAAACCGTTTATTTTTGCCGATGGTTGGTTCTTAGGCGCTGAATTTAGTTTCTAA
- the pspG gene encoding envelope stress response protein PspG: protein MFELIFLFVFVATLLVTGITMFSVFAATGLALVVMVVLGMVGVVIKLIPWLIVIALGIWFFKNYVYSPR, encoded by the coding sequence ATGTTTGAGCTAATTTTCCTGTTTGTGTTTGTTGCTACGTTATTGGTCACAGGGATCACCATGTTTTCAGTATTTGCTGCAACAGGCCTTGCTTTGGTCGTGATGGTCGTGCTTGGTATGGTAGGCGTAGTGATAAAATTAATCCCATGGCTGATAGTCATTGCGCTGGGTATTTGGTTTTTCAAAAACTATGTGTATAGCCCAAGGTAA
- the dusA gene encoding tRNA dihydrouridine(20/20a) synthase DusA — translation MTHLCRFSVAPMLDWTDRHCRYFHRLLTNETLLYTEMVTTGAIIHGKGDFLAYNEEEHPVALQLGGSNPQDLATCAKLAAERGYDEINLNVGCPSDRVQNGRFGACLMAEPELVAQCVSAMKEVVDIPVTVKTRIGIDDQDSYQFLTDFVSTVSEKGGCEQFTIHARKAWLSGLSPKENREIPPLDYPRAYQLKKDFSHLVIAVNGGVKTLEETQTHLQHLDGVMVGREAYQNPYLLAEVDQKVYGLDKPVKKRTEVVEEMYPYIEQQLSQGAYLGHITRHMLGLFQNMPGARQWRRYISENAHKPGSGIEVVQTALSKIPKELDV, via the coding sequence ATGACTCATTTATGCCGCTTCTCTGTCGCTCCCATGTTGGATTGGACTGACCGTCATTGTCGCTACTTCCACCGTTTGCTGACCAATGAAACATTACTGTATACCGAAATGGTCACAACGGGCGCCATTATTCATGGTAAAGGGGACTTCCTTGCTTACAACGAAGAAGAGCATCCAGTCGCACTTCAGTTAGGTGGTTCAAACCCTCAAGATTTAGCTACCTGTGCGAAGCTAGCAGCTGAGCGAGGTTATGATGAGATTAATTTGAATGTTGGTTGCCCTTCTGATCGCGTCCAAAATGGTCGCTTTGGTGCGTGTTTAATGGCAGAGCCTGAGCTGGTGGCGCAATGCGTTTCGGCAATGAAAGAAGTGGTTGATATCCCGGTGACGGTTAAAACTCGTATCGGCATCGATGATCAAGATTCGTATCAGTTTCTAACGGATTTCGTTTCGACTGTTTCTGAGAAAGGCGGTTGTGAACAGTTTACTATTCATGCCCGCAAAGCCTGGCTATCCGGTTTGAGTCCAAAGGAAAACCGTGAAATTCCACCACTAGACTATCCTCGAGCGTATCAACTAAAGAAAGATTTCTCTCATTTAGTGATAGCCGTTAACGGTGGTGTTAAAACGTTAGAAGAAACGCAAACTCATTTACAGCACTTAGATGGTGTTATGGTAGGAAGAGAGGCGTATCAGAATCCTTATCTTTTGGCTGAAGTTGATCAGAAAGTTTATGGTTTAGACAAGCCAGTTAAAAAGCGTACTGAGGTTGTTGAAGAGATGTATCCGTATATTGAACAACAGCTTTCTCAAGGGGCTTACTTAGGTCATATTACGCGTCATATGTTGGGATTGTTCCAAAATATGCCTGGAGCCCGTCAATGGCGTCGATATATTAGTGAGAATGCGCATAAACCGGGTTCGGGTATTGAGGTGGTACAAACCGCATTATCAAAAATTCCAAAAGAGTTAGATGTGTGA
- the zur gene encoding zinc uptake transcriptional repressor Zur, translated as MVMVINLDQQLIKQIEEICAARGVRLTPQRKRVFELICSSKKASSAYELLEELKQSEPQAKPPTVYRALDFLMEQGFIHRVESTNSFISCCSCNAHKHYSHLLICDSCGNVIELQNDSLVKLLAENAEQHGFTITNHVIESHGVCLSCSSGTAT; from the coding sequence ATGGTTATGGTGATTAATTTGGACCAGCAGCTAATAAAGCAAATAGAAGAGATATGTGCAGCACGAGGAGTTCGACTCACTCCTCAAAGAAAACGAGTGTTTGAGCTCATTTGTTCCAGCAAAAAGGCTTCCAGTGCTTATGAGCTATTGGAAGAGCTGAAACAAAGTGAACCACAAGCGAAGCCACCTACGGTATACCGAGCATTGGATTTTCTGATGGAACAAGGGTTTATCCACCGGGTGGAGTCCACAAACAGCTTTATTTCTTGCTGCTCCTGTAATGCACATAAGCATTATTCACATTTGTTGATTTGTGATAGTTGCGGCAATGTAATTGAACTTCAAAATGATAGTTTAGTTAAGTTACTGGCAGAAAACGCAGAACAACATGGATTTACTATTACAAACCATGTTATTGAATCGCATGGAGTTTGTTTGTCTTGTTCCTCTGGAACGGCAACCTGA
- a CDS encoding chemotaxis protein CheX, which translates to MRAEFVNPFLASLMNVLKTMASLELKPQKPRVKKDEIARGDVSGLIGMVGDQTRGSMSITFDESLALEIMQNMLGERPNGLNDEVTDMVGEITNMVTGGAKRILAESGFDFDMATPVVVSGKGHTIRHKCEGAIIIMPFSSQWGNAFIEICFE; encoded by the coding sequence ATGCGCGCTGAATTTGTTAATCCGTTTTTAGCATCTTTGATGAACGTCTTAAAAACGATGGCTTCACTGGAATTGAAACCACAAAAGCCTCGCGTAAAAAAAGACGAAATTGCTCGTGGTGACGTATCCGGTCTAATTGGAATGGTCGGAGACCAGACTCGCGGATCTATGTCGATCACATTTGATGAAAGCTTAGCACTCGAGATCATGCAAAACATGCTGGGTGAACGCCCAAATGGTTTGAATGATGAAGTTACCGATATGGTGGGTGAAATCACCAATATGGTGACTGGTGGTGCAAAACGTATTTTGGCAGAAAGTGGCTTTGACTTTGATATGGCAACACCTGTTGTGGTATCTGGCAAAGGACATACTATTCGCCACAAATGTGAAGGCGCAATTATCATTATGCCGTTTTCCTCACAATGGGGTAATGCCTTCATCGAAATCTGTTTCGAATAG
- the cysC gene encoding adenylyl-sulfate kinase, whose product MTTQTPVKDENIVWHQHTIDKLFRAELKKQQPAVLWFTGLSGAGKSTVAGALESKLASQGYHTYLLDGDNVRHGLCSDLGFSEQDRRENIRRIGELSKLMADAGLIVLSAFISPHRAERQMVREMLPDGEFIEVFVNASLSVCEERDPKGLYKKARAGEITNFTGIDSEYEAPLAAELDLPAGECSVEELVELCMAELKQRGIIAK is encoded by the coding sequence ATGACAACGCAGACGCCTGTGAAAGACGAAAACATCGTTTGGCATCAACATACGATAGATAAATTATTTCGAGCTGAACTGAAAAAACAGCAGCCCGCCGTGCTTTGGTTTACAGGGTTATCGGGGGCGGGTAAATCGACCGTCGCGGGTGCGTTGGAAAGCAAGCTAGCGAGCCAAGGGTACCATACCTATTTATTGGACGGTGACAATGTACGCCACGGTTTGTGCAGTGACTTAGGTTTCTCAGAGCAAGATCGTCGTGAAAATATTCGTCGTATCGGCGAGCTTTCGAAGCTCATGGCTGATGCTGGTTTGATTGTGCTATCAGCTTTCATTTCACCACATCGAGCTGAACGTCAAATGGTTCGTGAAATGTTGCCTGATGGAGAATTTATTGAAGTGTTCGTTAATGCTTCTCTGTCAGTATGCGAAGAGCGCGATCCAAAAGGCCTGTATAAAAAAGCAAGGGCAGGAGAGATCACGAATTTCACTGGAATCGACTCTGAGTATGAAGCGCCATTGGCGGCTGAACTAGATTTGCCAGCAGGGGAGTGCAGTGTTGAGGAGCTTGTTGAGTTATGTATGGCTGAATTGAAACAACGTGGCATTATTGCCAAGTAG
- a CDS encoding SLC13 family permease has translation MWQQGFVLAMLLGIVTCLLVTRIKPSLIFAGAAFIAFIAGMIELSDVATNFTNSSLLTLVLLILASSALEKTRLISWVSRSLSNGKLGTVVAKLGFSTALLSSFTNNTAVVVSLIGAIKRNQQHAPSKLLIPLSYAAILGGTLTLIGTSTNLIINSFVEDAGLPSLNFFTPTLIGLSVLVGGLVILIPLSYLLPNYEDHAQDDLPYFLEARVESGSPLVGKSIAENNLRALRKLFLAEVIRDGQTMPSVDPDFVLQAKDRLLFCGDIESVATLQEIQGLTLFGQHHLNGQSFVEVVVSSSASFCNKTLKSSRFRDRFDAVVVAIRRGHERLEGGLGNITLNAGDTLVLVPGKRFESERQAHRKEFVQINDLDSSARLDINKSSWVLAGFALVIAAALLEFIPLIKGLAVYLVIMLFTGVVQLSELRRRFPVDIVVIVGSALSIAQLMLSTGLSERLGQMFMHTFNGWGVLGALVATYLLTLILTELVTNNAAAALAFPIGYSMAISYGVDPMPFIMAVLFGASASFISPYGYQTNLLVYSVGNYKLTDYVRIGIPISIVYSVLVLSLIPLFFPF, from the coding sequence ATGTGGCAACAAGGATTTGTGTTAGCAATGCTGCTTGGCATTGTGACTTGTCTGCTCGTGACTCGAATAAAGCCCAGCTTGATCTTTGCTGGTGCAGCATTCATCGCCTTTATTGCGGGAATGATCGAGTTAAGCGATGTTGCCACTAATTTTACCAATTCGTCTTTGTTGACTCTTGTATTACTGATCTTGGCATCAAGTGCTTTAGAAAAGACCCGCTTGATTAGCTGGGTAAGTCGTAGCTTGTCGAATGGTAAACTCGGTACCGTTGTGGCCAAGCTTGGTTTTTCCACTGCGCTGCTATCTTCATTTACTAACAATACGGCAGTTGTGGTCTCCCTTATTGGAGCGATAAAGCGTAATCAACAACACGCGCCATCAAAGTTATTGATCCCGCTTTCTTATGCGGCGATCTTAGGTGGGACATTAACGTTGATCGGTACCTCCACCAACTTGATCATTAATAGCTTTGTGGAAGATGCCGGTTTACCGAGTTTGAACTTTTTCACACCCACCTTGATCGGCTTATCAGTATTAGTGGGTGGCTTGGTGATCCTGATCCCGCTCAGCTACTTGTTACCCAATTATGAAGATCATGCCCAAGATGATCTGCCATATTTTCTTGAAGCACGAGTCGAGTCTGGCTCTCCTCTGGTTGGAAAAAGTATTGCGGAAAACAATTTACGCGCTTTACGCAAATTGTTTTTAGCTGAAGTCATTCGTGATGGGCAAACCATGCCATCGGTTGACCCTGACTTTGTACTTCAAGCGAAAGACCGATTGCTCTTTTGTGGAGATATTGAAAGTGTTGCAACGCTTCAAGAGATCCAAGGGTTAACGTTGTTTGGTCAGCATCATTTGAATGGTCAAAGTTTTGTAGAAGTGGTAGTGAGCTCTTCAGCGTCGTTTTGCAATAAAACCTTGAAGTCGAGTCGTTTTCGAGACCGCTTTGATGCTGTGGTCGTCGCTATTCGCCGTGGTCATGAACGGTTAGAAGGAGGTTTGGGAAATATCACGCTCAATGCTGGTGATACCTTAGTGTTAGTCCCGGGAAAGCGTTTTGAATCAGAGCGCCAAGCACACCGTAAAGAATTTGTTCAAATCAATGATCTGGACTCTAGTGCACGCTTAGACATCAATAAATCATCATGGGTATTGGCAGGTTTTGCGCTTGTGATAGCGGCAGCTCTGCTTGAGTTTATTCCCTTGATTAAAGGGCTTGCGGTGTATCTAGTGATCATGCTGTTCACTGGGGTGGTTCAACTGAGTGAATTACGTCGCCGTTTCCCTGTCGACATTGTGGTAATTGTTGGCTCTGCGCTATCTATCGCTCAATTAATGCTTTCTACTGGTTTGTCTGAGCGTCTTGGGCAGATGTTCATGCATACATTTAATGGTTGGGGCGTTTTAGGCGCATTGGTTGCGACGTATTTATTGACTCTCATCCTAACTGAGTTGGTAACCAATAATGCCGCTGCCGCACTGGCATTTCCTATCGGCTACAGCATGGCTATCAGTTATGGCGTTGATCCCATGCCATTCATTATGGCGGTATTGTTTGGTGCAAGTGCCAGTTTTATTTCGCCATACGGCTATCAAACAAACTTATTGGTTTATAGCGTTGGGAATTACAAATTGACAGATTACGTACGGATAGGCATACCAATTTCGATCGTGTATTCGGTTCTGGTACTTAGCTTAATCCCACTCTTTTTTCCGTTTTAA
- the cysN gene encoding sulfate adenylyltransferase subunit CysN yields the protein MNSAVEAQLAELGIEGYLNQHQHKSLLRFLTCGSVDDGKSTLIGRLLHDSKQIYEDQLAAVHSDSQRVGTTGEKPDLALLVDGLQAEREQGITIDVAYRYFSTQKRKFIIADTPGHEQYTRNMATGASTCDLAVILIDARKGVLDQTRRHSFISNLLGLKHFVVAVNKMDLVDYSQERFEEIREEYLAFSENLHGDIDIQIIPLSALEGDNVVEKSQKMAWYQGAPLLDILEAVDVDHEKEEGEFRFPVQYVNRPNLDFRGFAGTIASGSIKVGDAVKALPSGKTSKVARIVTFDGDLEQAQAGLAVTLTLEDEIDISRGDLIVLENAKVESTNRLLADVVWMTEQPLAPGRDYDIKIAGKKSVGRVDAIRYQYDINNLSTHDAESLPLNGIGACEWTLNESVALDDYLNCADTGGFIIIDRLTNVTVGAGLVRESLSVSEATTGDLSAFEIELNALIRKHFPHWDAKDLSQLLK from the coding sequence ATGAACAGTGCAGTTGAAGCTCAATTAGCTGAGCTTGGTATCGAAGGTTACCTAAACCAACATCAACATAAATCGCTACTTAGATTTTTAACCTGTGGTTCCGTAGACGATGGTAAAAGTACACTGATAGGCCGATTGCTCCATGACTCGAAGCAGATTTATGAAGATCAATTAGCGGCAGTCCACTCTGACAGCCAACGTGTTGGTACGACAGGTGAAAAACCAGACTTAGCCTTGCTGGTGGATGGTCTGCAAGCCGAGCGTGAACAAGGCATCACAATTGATGTGGCTTACCGTTATTTTTCTACTCAGAAGCGTAAGTTCATTATTGCGGATACGCCAGGGCATGAGCAGTACACTCGAAATATGGCGACCGGTGCATCAACGTGTGATCTTGCAGTAATCCTTATTGATGCACGTAAAGGGGTACTGGATCAAACGCGTCGCCATTCGTTTATCTCAAATCTGCTTGGCTTGAAACATTTTGTCGTTGCTGTGAACAAAATGGATCTTGTTGATTATTCCCAAGAGCGTTTTGAAGAGATTCGTGAAGAGTATTTAGCGTTTTCTGAAAACCTTCATGGTGATATCGACATTCAAATCATTCCTTTATCAGCACTGGAAGGCGACAACGTAGTAGAGAAAAGCCAGAAGATGGCTTGGTACCAAGGGGCACCATTGCTGGATATTCTCGAGGCAGTTGATGTTGACCATGAGAAGGAGGAGGGAGAGTTTCGTTTCCCCGTCCAGTACGTGAATCGTCCAAATCTCGATTTTCGTGGTTTTGCTGGCACTATCGCATCAGGTTCGATCAAAGTGGGTGACGCTGTTAAAGCGCTTCCATCAGGTAAAACATCGAAAGTCGCACGCATAGTCACGTTTGACGGTGATCTAGAGCAAGCACAAGCAGGTCTAGCCGTCACACTAACCTTGGAAGATGAAATTGATATCAGCCGTGGGGATTTAATTGTCCTTGAAAATGCCAAGGTGGAATCCACAAACCGTCTACTTGCTGACGTCGTTTGGATGACTGAGCAACCTCTAGCGCCAGGTCGTGATTATGACATCAAAATTGCAGGCAAGAAGAGCGTTGGTCGAGTGGATGCCATTCGTTATCAATATGACATCAATAACCTCTCTACTCATGATGCAGAAAGTTTGCCGTTAAATGGCATTGGTGCATGTGAATGGACATTAAATGAATCGGTGGCACTGGATGATTACCTCAACTGCGCAGACACAGGCGGTTTTATTATTATTGACCGTTTAACCAATGTGACTGTAGGGGCAGGGCTGGTGCGTGAAAGCTTATCGGTGAGCGAAGCCACAACAGGTGATCTCTCAGCGTTCGAAATAGAGCTAAATGCACTTATTCGTAAGCATTTCCCTCATTGGGATGCGAAGGATCTGAGTCAGTTATTGAAGTAA
- the cysD gene encoding sulfate adenylyltransferase subunit CysD, producing MDQQRLTHLKQLEAESIHIIREVAAEFDNPVMMYSIGKDSSVMLHLARKAFYPGKIPFPLLHVDTDWKFKEMIEFRDRTAEKYGFELLVHKNPEGLAMGCSPFVHGSSKHTDIMKTQGLKQALNKYGFDAAFGGARRDEEKSRAKERVYSFRDKNHTWDPKNQRPELWRTYNGQINKGESIRVFPLSNWTELDIWQYIYLEDIEIVPLYLADKRPVVERDGMLIMVDDDRMELEPGEVIEEKSVRFRTLGCYPLTGAIESEAKTLTGIIEEMLVATSSERQGRAIDHDQSGSMELKKRQGYF from the coding sequence ATGGACCAACAACGTTTAACCCACCTGAAACAGCTCGAAGCGGAAAGTATTCATATCATCCGTGAAGTTGCAGCAGAATTTGATAACCCAGTGATGATGTACTCCATTGGTAAAGATTCGTCAGTGATGTTGCATTTAGCACGTAAGGCGTTTTACCCAGGCAAAATTCCATTCCCACTTCTTCATGTGGATACCGATTGGAAATTTAAAGAGATGATTGAGTTTCGCGATCGTACTGCAGAAAAGTATGGCTTTGAGCTTTTGGTTCATAAGAACCCTGAAGGTCTAGCAATGGGTTGTAGCCCTTTTGTTCATGGCTCCTCTAAACATACGGACATCATGAAAACTCAAGGCTTGAAGCAAGCTCTGAACAAGTACGGTTTTGATGCCGCATTCGGTGGTGCACGCCGTGATGAAGAAAAGTCTCGTGCGAAAGAGCGTGTGTATTCATTCCGTGACAAGAACCATACTTGGGATCCTAAAAACCAGCGTCCTGAGTTATGGCGTACCTATAACGGCCAAATTAACAAGGGGGAAAGTATTCGCGTGTTCCCACTATCAAACTGGACAGAGCTGGATATTTGGCAATACATCTACCTAGAAGATATTGAAATCGTACCACTGTATTTAGCGGATAAGCGCCCAGTGGTTGAGCGTGATGGCATGTTGATCATGGTTGATGACGATCGAATGGAACTCGAGCCTGGGGAAGTTATTGAAGAAAAGAGTGTTCGTTTCAGAACTCTGGGTTGCTATCCACTGACAGGGGCGATTGAGTCAGAAGCGAAGACGTTAACCGGCATTATTGAAGAGATGCTAGTTGCCACATCGAGTGAACGTCAGGGACGAGCGATCGACCACGATCAGTCTGGATCGATGGAACTGAAAAAACGCCAAGGCTACTTCTAA
- the cobA gene encoding uroporphyrinogen-III C-methyltransferase: MVMKESVSQFPLSSVRNNTSTFQKVVQSQLCPGEVALVGAGPGDPELLTLKALSFLQQADVVLYDYLVSDDIMALVPSSTILVCVGKRAGHHSVPQEKTNQLIVDFAHQGHRVVRIKGGDPFVFGRGGEELEVLADAGIAFQVIPGITAAAGATAYAGIPLTHRDYAQSAMFVTGHLKAETDNMDWSTLARGHQTLVIYMGLMKSSYIQQQLIKHGRALSTPIAIIERGTQADQKIFKGQLSQLAELAKDAQSPALIVVGEVVALSEKLHWFGSEESAEPLRHYA, encoded by the coding sequence ATGGTTATGAAGGAAAGCGTTTCTCAGTTCCCGCTCAGTAGCGTGAGAAATAATACCTCTACATTTCAGAAGGTAGTCCAAAGTCAATTATGCCCCGGAGAAGTCGCTTTAGTAGGCGCAGGTCCTGGTGATCCTGAATTGCTCACACTTAAAGCGTTGTCTTTCCTTCAACAAGCTGATGTCGTTTTGTATGACTACTTAGTGTCAGACGACATTATGGCGCTTGTTCCATCTTCCACGATTTTGGTCTGCGTTGGTAAGCGCGCAGGTCACCATAGTGTTCCTCAAGAAAAAACCAATCAATTAATTGTTGATTTTGCCCATCAGGGTCACCGCGTTGTGCGGATTAAAGGCGGCGATCCTTTTGTGTTCGGACGTGGTGGAGAAGAGCTTGAAGTTCTGGCTGATGCAGGGATTGCGTTTCAAGTGATCCCTGGTATTACCGCCGCTGCCGGGGCAACGGCTTACGCAGGAATTCCATTAACTCACCGCGATTATGCTCAATCGGCAATGTTTGTGACCGGTCACTTAAAGGCTGAAACCGATAATATGGATTGGTCGACACTGGCTCGTGGGCACCAAACGCTGGTGATCTACATGGGGTTGATGAAGTCTTCGTATATCCAGCAGCAATTAATTAAACATGGTCGAGCTCTAAGTACACCAATCGCCATTATTGAGCGTGGTACTCAGGCAGATCAGAAAATTTTCAAAGGCCAGCTTTCACAGTTGGCAGAACTTGCAAAAGATGCCCAATCTCCAGCGTTGATCGTGGTAGGAGAAGTTGTGGCTTTATCTGAAAAATTACATTGGTTTGGCAGTGAGGAGTCTGCAGAACCACTAAGACATTATGCGTAA